One part of the Solanum dulcamara chromosome 3, daSolDulc1.2, whole genome shotgun sequence genome encodes these proteins:
- the LOC129883354 gene encoding uncharacterized protein LOC129883354 codes for MQSDLSDKASRRSEAYRAASGGRSLKILADFWREEGVTPMDNRGDTILHFLAIHGNLAGFEILDPNLSIKDLEFRNNSGDTPLHEAAKFGKKEVVEMILKKDNDLVFARNNLGETPLYVAASSGEKDVFNLLANCDFSEVTMKRNDGKTVLHATVAHDCYDLAIHIVNLYPEIVNERDDEKMSALNVLATKKLSFKSGSDYLFEEIGKTPAVPIQMIETIIYSCIPPLYTQASTKPSRRFFFTKFLLGNFWLQVIDEAKQNHILALILAKMLLENYDWSYSTDNIVPNPLIQASKLKINELVVEILEIYPEAVETLDEQKRNLLHIAVEHKNRFLFDYLLKKVSHKERMLADIDEEGNTILHYAANVGSPFRTSSDHFEEVWCVLSVFMMMWGILWFKRVKYQVHPRLWYVKNSNGLTAEDLFERNHLHVRKEAEDAIRNLANSTLILATLLCTVNFAAIFTVPGGFDQETGLPIFLQRLKNEFWMLIFYLGAALLSSLVTMGTLLSFILCKFHSDDFYISLPTKVVIAMVSVFYATTFSVLACVQTLNLDNIFWNKDVWWLIIVMIVVGFIMTLIYIDLAFPIFDYLYYFVFYSLIYNKKGNYVN; via the exons ATGCAGAGCGACTTGAGTGACAAAGCAAGTCGAAGATCAGAAGCTTACAGAGCGGCCTCTGGAGGGAGGTCTCTGAAAATTTTAGCCGATTTTTGGAGAGAAGAAGGTGTCACCCCGATGGATAATCGGGGTGACACCATCCTTCACTTTCTCGCAATCCACGGTAACTTGGCGGGTTTCGAAATTCTTGATCCTAATTTGAGTATTAAAGATTTGGAATTTAGGAACAATAGTGGTGATACACCATTGCATGAAGCTGCAAAATTTGGTAAAAAAGAAGTGGTGGAGATGATTTTGAAGAAGGATAACGACTTAGTTTTTGCGCGCAACAACTTAG GTGAGACACCACTTTACGTAGCGGCTTCAAGTGGAGAGAAAGATGTATTTAATCTTCTGGCAAATTGTGATTTTAGTGAGGTAACTATGAAGAGGAATGACGGTAAAACTGTCCTTCATGCAACAGTAGCCCATGACTGTTATG ATCTAGCAATACATATAGTGAATCTATATCCTGAAATTGTAAACGAACGTGATGATGAGAAAATGAGTGCTTTGAATGTGTTGGCTACAAAGAAATTATCATTCAAGAGTGGATCTGATTATTTGTTTGAAGAAATTGGGAAAACACCTGCTGTTCCTATTCAGATGATTGAAACCATCATCTATTCTT GTATTCCCCCTTTGTATACACAAGCAAGTACCAAACCTAGCAGAAGGTTTTTTTTCACCAAATTTCTGTTAG GTAATTTCTGGTTACAAGTTATTGATGAAGCAAAGCAAAACCATATTCTTGCTCTAATATTAGCAAAAATGTTGCTGGAAAATTATGATTGGAGTTATAGTACTGATAACATTGTGCCAAATCCACTAATACAAGCATCAAAGCTTAAAATCAATGAGTTAGTTGTTGAAATATTGGAAATATACCCTGAAGCTGTGGAGACATTGGATGAACAAAAGAGGAACCTATTGCATATAGCAGTGGAACATAAGAATAGatttttgtttgattatttgCTCAAGAAAGTGTCTCATAAAGAAAGGATGTTGGCTGATATTGATGAAGAAGGGAATACAATTTTGCATTATGCAGCAAATGTTGGATCACCATTTAGGACATCTTCAGATCATTTTGAGGAAGTGTGGTGTGTGTTGTCTGTGTTCATGATGATGTGGGGGATTCTTTGGTTTAAG CGCGTAAAATACCAAGTACATCCACGTCTATGGTATGTTAAAAACTCCAATGGCTTAACAGCAGAAGATCTATTCGAGAGAAACCATTTACACGTACGAAAAGAAGCAGAGGACGCCATTAGAAACCTCGCGAATTCAACACTAATACTTGCTACTCTCCTCTGCACAGTCAATTTCGCCGCCATTTTTACAGTCCCTGGAGGATTTGATCAGGAAACTGGCCTACCAATTTTCCTTCAAAGACTCAAAAATGAATTCTGGATGTTGATATTTTACTTAGGTGCAGCACTTTTAAGTTCACTAGTCACAATGGGTACATTGTTATCATTTATTCTTTGCAAATTTCATAGTGatgatttttatatttctttgcCTACAAAGGTCGTAATTGCTATGGTTTCAGTATTTTATGCCACAACATTTTCAGTTTTGGCATGTGTTCAAACACTTAAtcttgataatattttttggaaCAAAGATGTATGGTGGCTAATTATAGTCATGATAGTTGTTGGATTTATTATGACCCTTATTTATATAGATTTAGCATTCCCAATTTTTGattatttgtattattttgttttttattcACTTATATACAATAAGAAAGGGAATTATGTAAATTAA
- the LOC129883352 gene encoding uncharacterized protein LOC129883352 isoform X1, producing MKERKMQSNFSTKARCRSAAYKAASSSGVLQSLHVLREFWKEEGVSPIDNRGDTILHFLAVNGNMAGFEILEPNLSIKDLETRNNSGDTPLHEAVRFGKKDMVERILRIEKDLVYVQNNLGETPLYVAAASGEKDVFTILAKCDFSKLTMKRNDGKTVLHATVTHDCYDLAIVIVNRYPELVNDRDNDHMTALDMLATKRLSFRSGSNYLFAVIGKTPSVPVQMIETIIYSLGIPPLYKESKHSDNQTQTGTKVVPVERSSFTKSLLGNSWLQAIDEAKQKHILALILAKMLLEKYDWSYSTDLIVPNPLIQASKHKIDELVVEILQKYPEVVETLDEQRRNILHIAAEHKNRFLFDYLLKKVASKNRLLADIDENGNTILHYAANVGTPFFTSTTEHIETVWCVMSVLMMMWGVLWFKYIKYHIHPRLWDVKNSKGLKAEEIFEKNHLHVRKEAETAIRNLSNSTLVLSTLLCTINFAAIFTVPGGFEEKTGLPILLDKVQQELWMLMFYLGAALFSSVFTMGTLLSFLLCKFYSNDFYISLPVKIIIAIISIFYATAFTIVACLQALNLENIFLNKDVWWLIIAVVAVGFIMTLIYVDLTFPVIDYMYYLVSYSFSVSYKRGNM from the exons atgaaagaaagaaaaatgcaGAGCAACTTCAGTACCAAAGCAAGATGCAGATCAGCAGCTTACAAAGCTGCATCTTCATCAGGAGTACTGCAATCTCTCCACGTTTTACGCGAATTTTGGAAAGAAGAAGGTGTCTCCCCAATTGATAATCGGGGAGACACCATACTTCACTTCCTTGCTGTTAATGGCAACATGGCTGGTTTCGAAATTCTTGAACCTAACTTGAGCATTAAAGATCTCGAAACTAGGAACAATAGTGGAGATACACCGTTGCACGAAGCTGTCAGATTTG GTAAAAAGGATATGGTGGAGAGGATTTTGAGAATTGAGAAGGACTTGGTTTATGTGCAAAACAATTTGGGTGAGACACCACTTTATGTTGCAGCTGCAAGTGGGGAAAAagatgtatttactattttggCAAAATGTGATTTCAGTAAGCTCACAATGAAGAGGAATGATGGAAAAACTGTCCTTCATGCAACAGTAACCCATGATTGTTACG ATCTAGCAATAGTTATAGTGAATCGATATCCTGAACTTGTTAACGATCGCGACAATGATCATATGACTGCTTTGGATATGTTGGCTACAAAAAGATTGTCATTCAGGAGTGGATCCAACTACCTATTTGCAGTAATAGGCAAAACACCTTCTGTTCCTGTTCAAATGATTGAAACCATCATCTATTCTT TAGGTATTCCACCGCTATATAAAGAATCAAAACATAGCGATAACCAGACACAAACTGGCACTAAGGTTGTCCCCGTTGAGAGGTCTTCGTTTACCAAGTCTCTATTAG GTAATTCCTGGTTACAAGCTATTGATGAAGCAAAGCAAAAGCATATTCTTGCACTAATATTAGCAAAAATGTTGCTAGAAAAATATGATTGGAGCTATAGTACTGATCTCATTGTGCCAAATCCACTAATACAAGCATCAAAACATAAAATTGATGAGTTAGTGGTGGAAATTTTGCAAAAATACCCTGAAGTAGTGGAGACATTGGATGAGCAAAGGAGGAACATATTGCATATAGCAGCAGAgcataaaaatagatttttgtttgattatttgCTCAAAAAAGTGGCTAGCAAAAATAGGTTGTTGGCTGATATTGATGAAAATGGGAATACAATTTTGCATTATGCAGCAAATGTTGGGACACCATTTTTTACATCAACTACAGAACATATTGAAACTGTATGGTGTGTGATGTCTGTGTTAATGATGATGTGGGGAGTACTTTggtttaag TATATAAAGTACCACATACATCCACGACTTTGGGACGTTAAAAACTCAAAAGGCTTAAAAGCAGAAGAGATATTCGAGAAAAACCATTTACATGTACGAAAAGAAGCAGAGACTGCAATTAGAAATCTATCAAATTCTACACTAGTACTTTCTACTCTCCTTTGTACCATTAACTTTGCCGCGATTTTCACAGTCCCGGGAGGTTTTGAAGAGAAAACTGGCTTACCTATTCTCCTTGACAAAGTTCAACAAGAACTATGGATGTTGATGTTTTACTTAGGTGCAGCACTTTTTAGTTCAGTATTCACCATGGGTACACTTTTATCATTTCTTCTTTGCAAATTTTATAGCAATGATTTCTACATTTCTTTGCCTGTAAAGATCataattgctattatttcaatCTTTTATGCCACAGCATTTACGATAGTAGCCTGCCTTCAAGCACTTAACCTTGAGAATATATTCTTGAACAAAGATGTTTGGTGGCTCATTATAGCTGTTGTAGCCGTTGGCTTCATTATGACTCTTATTTATGTAGATTTGACATTTCCTGTCATTGATTATATGTACTATTTGGTTTCTTATTCATTCTCTGTATCCTATAAGAGAGGAAATATGTAA
- the LOC129883352 gene encoding uncharacterized protein LOC129883352 isoform X2 — MKERKMQSNFSTKARCRSAAYKAASSSGVLQSLHVLREFWKEEGVSPIDNRGDTILHFLAVNGNMAGFEILEPNLSIKDLETRNNSGDTPLHEAVRFGKKDMVERILRIEKDLVYVQNNLGETPLYVAAASGEKDVFTILAKCDFSKLTMKRNDGKTVLHATVTHDCYDLAIVIVNRYPELVNDRDNDHMTALDMLATKRLSFRSGSNYLFAVIGKTPSVPVQMIETIIYSCIPPLYKESKHSDNQTQTGTKVVPVERSSFTKSLLGNSWLQAIDEAKQKHILALILAKMLLEKYDWSYSTDLIVPNPLIQASKHKIDELVVEILQKYPEVVETLDEQRRNILHIAAEHKNRFLFDYLLKKVASKNRLLADIDENGNTILHYAANVGTPFFTSTTEHIETVWCVMSVLMMMWGVLWFKYIKYHIHPRLWDVKNSKGLKAEEIFEKNHLHVRKEAETAIRNLSNSTLVLSTLLCTINFAAIFTVPGGFEEKTGLPILLDKVQQELWMLMFYLGAALFSSVFTMGTLLSFLLCKFYSNDFYISLPVKIIIAIISIFYATAFTIVACLQALNLENIFLNKDVWWLIIAVVAVGFIMTLIYVDLTFPVIDYMYYLVSYSFSVSYKRGNM, encoded by the exons atgaaagaaagaaaaatgcaGAGCAACTTCAGTACCAAAGCAAGATGCAGATCAGCAGCTTACAAAGCTGCATCTTCATCAGGAGTACTGCAATCTCTCCACGTTTTACGCGAATTTTGGAAAGAAGAAGGTGTCTCCCCAATTGATAATCGGGGAGACACCATACTTCACTTCCTTGCTGTTAATGGCAACATGGCTGGTTTCGAAATTCTTGAACCTAACTTGAGCATTAAAGATCTCGAAACTAGGAACAATAGTGGAGATACACCGTTGCACGAAGCTGTCAGATTTG GTAAAAAGGATATGGTGGAGAGGATTTTGAGAATTGAGAAGGACTTGGTTTATGTGCAAAACAATTTGGGTGAGACACCACTTTATGTTGCAGCTGCAAGTGGGGAAAAagatgtatttactattttggCAAAATGTGATTTCAGTAAGCTCACAATGAAGAGGAATGATGGAAAAACTGTCCTTCATGCAACAGTAACCCATGATTGTTACG ATCTAGCAATAGTTATAGTGAATCGATATCCTGAACTTGTTAACGATCGCGACAATGATCATATGACTGCTTTGGATATGTTGGCTACAAAAAGATTGTCATTCAGGAGTGGATCCAACTACCTATTTGCAGTAATAGGCAAAACACCTTCTGTTCCTGTTCAAATGATTGAAACCATCATCTATTCTT GTATTCCACCGCTATATAAAGAATCAAAACATAGCGATAACCAGACACAAACTGGCACTAAGGTTGTCCCCGTTGAGAGGTCTTCGTTTACCAAGTCTCTATTAG GTAATTCCTGGTTACAAGCTATTGATGAAGCAAAGCAAAAGCATATTCTTGCACTAATATTAGCAAAAATGTTGCTAGAAAAATATGATTGGAGCTATAGTACTGATCTCATTGTGCCAAATCCACTAATACAAGCATCAAAACATAAAATTGATGAGTTAGTGGTGGAAATTTTGCAAAAATACCCTGAAGTAGTGGAGACATTGGATGAGCAAAGGAGGAACATATTGCATATAGCAGCAGAgcataaaaatagatttttgtttgattatttgCTCAAAAAAGTGGCTAGCAAAAATAGGTTGTTGGCTGATATTGATGAAAATGGGAATACAATTTTGCATTATGCAGCAAATGTTGGGACACCATTTTTTACATCAACTACAGAACATATTGAAACTGTATGGTGTGTGATGTCTGTGTTAATGATGATGTGGGGAGTACTTTggtttaag TATATAAAGTACCACATACATCCACGACTTTGGGACGTTAAAAACTCAAAAGGCTTAAAAGCAGAAGAGATATTCGAGAAAAACCATTTACATGTACGAAAAGAAGCAGAGACTGCAATTAGAAATCTATCAAATTCTACACTAGTACTTTCTACTCTCCTTTGTACCATTAACTTTGCCGCGATTTTCACAGTCCCGGGAGGTTTTGAAGAGAAAACTGGCTTACCTATTCTCCTTGACAAAGTTCAACAAGAACTATGGATGTTGATGTTTTACTTAGGTGCAGCACTTTTTAGTTCAGTATTCACCATGGGTACACTTTTATCATTTCTTCTTTGCAAATTTTATAGCAATGATTTCTACATTTCTTTGCCTGTAAAGATCataattgctattatttcaatCTTTTATGCCACAGCATTTACGATAGTAGCCTGCCTTCAAGCACTTAACCTTGAGAATATATTCTTGAACAAAGATGTTTGGTGGCTCATTATAGCTGTTGTAGCCGTTGGCTTCATTATGACTCTTATTTATGTAGATTTGACATTTCCTGTCATTGATTATATGTACTATTTGGTTTCTTATTCATTCTCTGTATCCTATAAGAGAGGAAATATGTAA
- the LOC129883353 gene encoding MACPF domain-containing protein At4g24290-like — translation MDEEFERKRIEVKAMEALGCGFDFASDFRLKFVKRCSNGGRLVILDESNRRNVVIPGGVTIPDVSENIRCDKGDHIRFKSDVLEFNQMSALLNQKSSIHGKVPSGYLNAIFDLSGAWLNDSADAKYLAFDGYFVSLYYLHLTASPLVLQDQVKKAVPPHWDPASLSRFIQAYGTHIIVGMGVGGQDLLCVKQKPSSTVPPAELKAHLDDLGDCLFSDEASPLPERKSKEGKKKVPEVFNRMLQSHTMQFTSITETSSKDGLTIIWSKRGGDVFAQSHSKWLQTVAAYPDGILFRLVPITSLLTGIPGSGYLSHAINLYLRYKPALEDLQCFLEFQVPSQWAPLFCELPLSHQRKAASYPALQFCLFGPKLCVRPTQVTSGQKPVIGLRLYLEGKKCNQLAIHVQHLSSLPNIMASKSVNNPTLRKPCQWRGSDDYESSDQFLDPIRWPRYSNVCSSVVKHDPSWIQGKTSGVFVVTGAHLISKGKWPKTVLHLRLLFTYLPNCTIRKTEWAATPEGTHRSSFLTNLSTTFTFTQRTKTDAAPKQLPAALNSGVYPDGPPVPVRSTKMLKYVDTAEIARGPYDTPGHWLVTAAKLVTEGGKIGLHVKFALLDFLNES, via the exons ATGGATGAAGAATTCGAGAGGAAGCGGATTGAAGTTAAGGCTATGGAAGCTTTAGGTTGTGGGTTTGATTTTGCTAGCGATTTCAGGTTGAAGTTCGTAAAAAGATGCTCAAACGGGGGTAGATTGGTAATTTTGGATGAGAGTAATAGACGGAACGTCGTCATCCCCGGCGGCGTTACAATTCCCGATGTGTCTGAAAATATCCGATGTGATAAAGGGGACCACATCCGTTTCAAGTCTGATGTTCTGGAGTTTAATCAG ATGTCAGCGTTGCTAAATCAAAAATCATCAATACATGGAAAGGTTCCATCAGGCTATCTAAATGCCATTTTTGATTTAAGTGGAGCCTGGTTGAATGATTCAGCAGATGCTAAATACCTGGCGTTTGATGGTTATTTTGTCTCGTTGTACTATTTGCACCTGACAGCATCCCCATTAGTACTCCAAGACCAAGTGAAGAAAGCTGTTCCACCGCATTGGGATCCAGCATCCTTATCCAG ATTTATTCAGGCTTATGGGACACACATAATTGTGGGTATGGGTGTTGGTGGCCAGGACCTACTTTGTGTTAAGCAGAAACCATCTTCAACAGTTCCTCCTGCTGAACTAAAAGCACACTTGGATGATCTCGGAGATTGTCTCTTTTCTGATGAAGCAAGTCCTCTGCCTGAGAGGAAGTCAAAAGAGGGTAAAAAGAAG GTCCCCGAGGTATTCAATCGCATGTTGCAGTCGCATACCATGCAATTTACTAGCATAACAGAGACATCAAGCAAGGAT GGTCTCACTATAATTTGGTCAAAAAGAGGTGGTGATGTGTTTGCACAAAGCCACTCGAAGTGGCTTCAGACCGTGGCTGCCTACCCTGATGGCATACTCTTCAGACTTGTACCCATTACTTCGCTCCTAACAGGAATTCCAGGAAGTGGTTATCTCAGCCATGCGATAAATTTATATCTACGCT ATAAGCCTGCTCTAGAGGATTTACAGTGTTTCCTCGAGTTTCAAGTTCCTAGCCAATGGGCGCCATTGTTCTGTGAGCTGCCTCTTAGCCATCAAAGAAAAGCAGCATCTTACCCTGCGTTGCAGTTCTGCTTATTCGGCCCAAAGCTTTGTGTGAGACCTACCCAG GTTACAAGTGGTCAAAAACCTGTCATTGGTTTGCGTTTGTATTTAGAAGGGAAGAAATGCAACCAGTTAGCCATACATGTACAACATCTTTCTAGTTTACCAAACATTATGGCATCCAAGTCTGTTAATAACCCAACCTTACGCAAGCCATGTCAGTGGCGAGGCTCCGATGATTATGAATCTAGCGACCAGTTCTTAGATCCCATCAGATGGCCGAGATATTCCAATGTGTGCTCATCTGTAGTTAAGCATGATCCAAGCTGGATCCAGGGCAAAACCAGTGGTGTCTTCGTGGTAACTGGTGCACACCTTATCAGCAAAGGGAAGTGGCCTAAGACGGTACTTCACTTGCGTCTACTTTTCACCTATCTTCCCAACTGCACTATACGAAAGACAGAGTGGGCAGCTACACCAGAGGGTACTCATAGGTCGAGTTTCTTGACAAATCTTAGCACAACTTTTACATTCACTCAGCGAACAAAGACAGATGCTGCACCAAAGCAGCTTCCGGCTGCTCTTAACTCGGGCGTATATCCAGATGGACCCCCAGTACCAGTTCGATCAACGAAGATGCTCAAGTATGTAGATACGGCTGAGATTGCACGAGGGCCATACGACACTCCTGGACATTGGTTGGTAACTGCGGCTAAGCTTGTTACAGAAGGTGGGAAGATAGGTTTGCATGTCAAGTTTGCCCTATTAGATTTCTTAAATGAATCATAG
- the LOC129883358 gene encoding anthocyanidin 3-O-glucosyltransferase 2-like has protein sequence MKELIFIPLAGLGHLVSAIEFAKQILNRDEKFSISVLIMKLPLDYGVQNFIQSLTSQPRLTFIDISLDEKTSSGLLNNHETFLYDFIDGHKSIVREYVHNICKTSSCYGFILDMFCTSMIDIANEFHVPSYIYFASNTAFLGLCLHFETLRNDQHLDMSKYINSNEALSLPTFKNLCPAKVLPKHLLDSRLASTLFFDGIRRFKETKGIIINTFFELESFSLQALSDSNKMVPKIYPVGPVVSFERSGHFRNNPSEIESTIKWLDDQQDSSVVFLCFGSMGSFEAEQINEIATALEHCGHRFLWSLRKYPPKGKIDIPKSYNNYEEVLPKGFLERTKGFGKIIGWAPQVTILSHPSIGGFVSHCGWNSILESLHFGVPIATWPLYAEQQMNAFLLVKELGLGEEIKMDYVVDFEGKNNQVDIVSAQEIESGLLRLMVKSEENEVRKKVKEMKEKSRVAMEDGGSSYNSLGLLIKDVITNI, from the exons ATGAAAGAATTAATTTTCATTCCTTTAGCAGGATTAGGCCACCTTGTATCAGCCATTGAATTTGCAAAACAAATTCTAAATAGAGATGAAAAATTTTCAATCTCTGTTCTTATAATGAAACTTCCCTTAGACTATGGTgttcaaaattttattcaatCACTCACTTCTCAACCTCGTTTGACATTCATCGATATCTCCCTAGACGAAAAAACGTCTTCTGGATTGCTCAATAACCACGAGACGTTTCTCTATGATTTCATCGATGGTCACAAATCAATCGTACGTGAATATGTTCACAACATTTGTAAAACAAGTTCgtgttatggttttattcttgACATGTTTTGTACCTCAATGATTGACATAGCCAACGAATTTCATGTCCCGAGTTACATTTACTTTGCTTCAAACACTGCTTTTCTTGGCTTATGTCTTCATTTCGAGACCTTAAGAAATGATCAACATTTAGACATGTCCAAATACATCAACTCTAACGAGGCATTATCTCTCCCAACTTTTAAAAATCTTTGTCCGGCTAAAGTTTTGCCTAAGCATTTGTTAGATTCAAGACTTGCATCAACGTTGTTTTTTGATGGAATTCGTCGATTTAAAGAGACTAAAGGGATTATTATTAATACTTTTTTCGAGCTTGAATCGTTTTCTCTTCAGGCTCTTTCGGATTCTAATAAGATGGTTCCAAAAATTTATCCGGTTGGTCCAGTGGTTAGTTTTGAAAGAAGTGGTCATTTTCGAAATAACCCATCGGAGATTGAAAGTACTATTAAGTGGTTAGATGATCAGCAGGATTCCTCTGTAGTGTTTTTGTGCTTTGGTAGTATGGGAAGTTTTGAAGCAGAACAGATCAATGAAATAGCAACTGCACTGGAGCATTGTGGTCACAG GTTCTTGTGGTCTCTAAGAAAATATCCACCAAAGGGAAAAATAGATATACCAAAAAGTTACAACAACTATGAAGAAGTGTTGCCAAAAGGATTTTTGGAGAGAACAAAAggatttggaaaaataataggATGGGCACCACAAGTAACAATTTTATCTCATCCATCTATAGGAGGATTTGTGTCTCATTGTGGATGGAATTCAATACTAGAAAGTTTACATTTTGGTGTTCCAATTGCAACTTGGCCACTCTATGCTGAACAACAAATgaatgcatttttgttggtgAAAGAATTAGGACTTGGTGAGGAGATAAAAATGGACTATGTTGTTGATTTTGAGGGGAAAAATAATCAAGTTGATATAGTGAGTGCTCAAGAAATTGAAAGTGGTTTATTAAGGTTGATGGTGAAAAGTGAAGAGAATGAAGTGAGGAAAAAAGTGAAGGAAATGAAGGAGAAGAGTAGAGTAGCTATGGAGGATGGTGGATCATCTTATAACTCACTTGGACTTCTAATTAAGGATGTAATCACTAATATTTAA